GTTGCGTTTCGTTTTTCCGGCTCCCCATGGGCAAGGATCCGCGACCACTTTGAACCCTTTCGCCACCGCGGGCCGTGGTGGCGCCTGTGGGAGGGAGACGGTTTTGCCGGCAAAGGCACCCGTCGTCTGATTTTAGAATCAGAAGGCTTGTGTGTCGGCCTTATGCAAACTCACCTTCAGGCTCAATACGGGAGGCGCCGGTACACGGTCGTTCGCGACGCGCAACTCAAGCACTTGACCGCCTCAGGACGCCAGCTTGCTCGCGAAACCACAATTGTAGTCATCGCTGGAGACCTCAATACGCGGCCAACGGAGCAGAATTTCGCACGGAACCTCACCGAGTGGATGGATCTGACGGAATCTCTCCGGTTGGCGAGAACCGCCACAACCATTGCGGGGAAACCCAGCGAGTGGATTGATTATATCCTCGTGCACCAGTCTGCCGCACCGCTGATCGCTCGAACCAGCGTCCAGTTACTCTCCGCGAGCAGTGCCAATGGGCGGATCTCCGATCATCACGGCCTGTACACCTTGATCACACTCCTCCAACAGCCACGCGAGGCGTGCGGGTCTGCGCGCCCTATCCCGCAGCAGGGAACCTTGGGCGCGTCGGTGGCCAATCGCCAGAAATGAGTTGAGCGGTGGATGGAGCAGAAACGCGCGGTTGCCTAACGTACACGGTTAAACGATGCGCATTGTGGTTCTCGACGGCTTTACCCTAAACCCAGGAGACAATCCGTGGGATCCAGTTGCCGAGTTGGGAAAACTCATCGTCTACGACCGCACTCCAGCAGAACTGGTCGTCCAACGTGCGCGTGGCGCGGAAATCGTCCTCACGAATAAGACCAGGCTGACAGCGAGCACCCTCGATAAATTGCCCGACCTCCGTTTCATCAGTGTGCTCGCCACGGGTTACGACGTGGTGGATGTCTCTGCGGCACGGGAGCGTGGCATTGTGGTCAGCAACGTACCCGAGTACAGCACCGAGGCAGTAGCTCAACATACCTTCGCATTGCTGCTCGAGCTCTGCCATCGTGTAGGGCTGCACGATCAAGCAGTGCACGCCGGTTGCTGGTCGGCGTGCCCCGACTTTAGCTTTTGGCTTCAGGCACCCTTTGAGCTTGCTGGCTTAGTTCTCGGCATCGTTGGGTTCGGACGCATTGGACGCCGTGTGGCGCAGATTGCGGAGAGCTTTGGAATGTCCGTGGTTGCTTACGGTCCTCGCCGGCCAGCGGACCTCCCGGCACAGGTGAGTTGGGTGACGCTACAGGACTTGTTCCGGCTAGCGGACGTGGTCAGTCTCCACTGCCCGCTCACGCCGCAAAACGAGCGATTTGTCAATGAACCCTTGATTGCCTCGATGAAGCCAAGCGCATTCCTCATCAATACGGCTCGCGGAAAACTGGTCGACGAAGAAGCTCTCGCTCGCGCCCTTTGTGATGGACGCCTTGCCGGAGCAGCCGTCGACGTCGTGAGCGAAGAGCCGATTCGACCCGACAACCCTTTACTACGCGCACCCAACTGCATTATCACATCGCACTTGGCTTGGGCGAGCCTACCGGCGCGCCGCCGACTCATGCAGATCACAGCGGCAAACATTCAGGCGTTCCTTAGCGGACACCCCATCAACGTGGTCTCCTGACTTAAATCGATCGTCCAGCGATGAGGTCCCTTCCCGTCGACCTGTCCTCTCACAACCGCATTCTCGTAAAGGCCGTGAATTGGCTCGGCGATGTTGTGATGACCCTTCCTGCGATGTGGGCTTTGCGTCAGCGCTACCCAAGCGCGCATCTGGGCGTGTTGGTGCGTGCTGAGCTCGCGGACTTTTTCTCCGCCACGCCATGGATCGACAGCGTGATCCCTGACGGTTCAACTCAGGGCCGGCGATCGATTTCTTCCCGCTGGCGTCTCATCCGCCAGCTCCGCAATCAAGGTTGGGATGCCGGCATTCTTCTACCCCGAAGCTTTGAATCCGCCCTTTGGTTCTACCTCGCGCGGATCCCGATCCGCATTGGTGTGCCGGCACAGGCACGAAGTTGGATGCTTACCCATGCGGTCCCTGCCGACCTGAAGCGCCCGGACCGCCACCAAACGCTCAGCTACCTGGAGTTTGTGAGCCTTGCGGTCGGTTGTGCCCCGCGCGTCGACCCGCCGCCCACGTTCCTGCCTCGGCGTGAGGGGGAGCGGGAGCCTCTCAATAAGCCGTACGTGGTTCTTGCACCCGGCGCAGCCTACGGGCCGGCTAAACAGTGGCCCAGGGAACACTGGAGCAATCTCGCGACGCTCTTCGTCATGGAAGGTCTCCACGTCGCGTTGATCGGAACCCAGAGTGAGAGGGTTCTTTGCGACGAGGTCGCCGCTACGGCCGCCAACGGTTGCACCGTACTCGCCGGAAAAACTTCGCTGCTCGAACTCATGCGCCTACTGACCCAAAGCCGCGGCTTCGTCGGCAACGATTCTGGCGCCTCTCACTTGGCTGCGTTCCTCGGAGTCCCCACGGTTGCCATTTTCGGTTCCACCGACCCCGTCCGCACCGCCCCAATCGGAACACGCTGTGCGGTGCTGTACGATCCGCCCGGCTGTAGCCCTTGCCTTGCGCGCACCTGCCGGTTCGGTCACTACGAGTGCCTGCGGCGTATCACGCCAGACAAGGTTGTTGCCACATGGCAACGACTGGCGGAATGAACAGGGCCCCGTGCGGAAACGCAGTTGCCTCAGGGAAGTCTTTTCCCTGTGCCCGCTTGGAAGAGCGCATACCAATCACTCCTCTCCAACCGCACGCGAAACGCTTCTTGCACAGCCCGGATCCGCTCGATCTTCTGCGTCCCTACGATAGGAATTGCCCCTACCGGGTGCGCGAGGAGAAAGGCGAGCGCAACCGCAGCGCGCCCCACTCCGTGACGCTTCGCTAAATCGTCGAGAGTTTCTATCACCGGCACGAGTACGTTAGCGATTTTCTCTTTCTCTGCGCGCTCCCGGCTTAACAGCAGCTTGCCTCCGGCAAGTGGGCTCCACGCAATCAAACCCATTTGGCCCGTGTAGCACTGCTCGATCGTCCCATCGTGGACAACCAATGGCCAAATGCAGCTCCACTCACGTTGGTGTGCAAGCAAGCGGAAGGAAAGAAAGTGCTGCAGGACTGCGGATTGCGCAGGCGAGTAATTCGACACCCCAGCCTCACGAATTTTTCCACTTGCTCGAAGGTCTTCCAGAGCTCGAGCCGTCTCTTCTGGATGCGCAAGCAAATCCGGTCGATGCACGAAAAAGAGATCGATCACCTCGCACCGCAAACGGCGGAGCGAGGCTTCCGCGGCACGTATAAGGTGTTCCCGGGTCGCATTGTAAGGCACGCCTGGCACTACACCCGCCTTGGTTGCAATCACCATTCGCGGCCGGAGTGCGGGCGCTTCTTCCAACACTCTGCCGAACAACTCCTCAGCTTGTCCGCCGCCGTAAACGTCCGCATGGTCGAAGAGCTGAATTCCCACCTCCAGCGCAGCCTCGATCTTGCGCCGAGCCTCCGGAACTCCGCTTCCTGCCAACCGCCAGCAACCATAGCCAATGGGAAACACCCTCAACGAAGACGATCCTAAAGCTCGCGGCTCTGCGCAAATGGTGAGCGGGTCCATCGAACCTTCCCCGGAATGCAAGGGCCAAATGCCGGCGGGCCTAACGCTCCCGGCACCTACCGACTCGGTCAGCCTATTGCATATCAAGTGGCCTCACGGTTTGCACAAGCGACGAAGACTTACCCACGGCAATGGCCACTACCTCGTTTCCAATTGCAACCGCCTCTGCACCCTTGGTCTCGGTGCTCTTGCCGGTGCGTAACGGCGCCCGCACTCTCGCCGCGGCACTGCAAAGCGTTCGGAAGCAGCAGGGGGTTGCTTGGGAGTGCGTCTGTATCGACGACAACTCGACCGACGAGACTCCGGCAATTCTCGCGCACTTCGCTCGCATGGATTGCCGGTTTCGCTGGTTCCCGTCCCCGGGAACCGGCATCGTGGAGGCCTTGCAGTTCGGGCTTACTCACTGCCGCGGCAACTTGATCGCCCGCATGGATGCCGACGACGTCATGCACCCGCGCCGCCTCGCAGAGCAAGCGGGAGTGTTCGCTCGTGAGCCCCACATCCTCGGCGTAGCCTGCCGGGTTCGCGCCTTCCCCGTGTATGCCGTTGGAACTGGTTTTCAGCGTTACCTGGCCTGGCTCGACACTTTGGTCACATCTGAGGCCATATGGCGTGAGCGCTTCATCGAATGTCCGGTCGTCCACCCGACCCTGATGTGGAGTTGCTCGACTCTCCAGCGATTTCCCTATCGAGAAACGACTTGGCCGGAAGACTACGACCTTATCTTGCGTATCCTCGAAAGTGGAGGCCGTATTGCTTGCCTGCCCGAACGACTGCACTTCTGGCGGATGCACTCTTTAAAGACCAGCCTGAACAGCGCCCGCTATAGTCTGGAGGAGTTTACGCGGTGCAAGGCCCATTACCTTGCCCGCGGTCCCTTAAGCGGTAACGACGAATACGTGCTTTGGGGCTACGGCCGTACAGGTCGTCGACTGTGCCGAGCGCTGTGGAGCGAGGGCAAACGGCCACGTGCCGTAATCGACGTCCACCCGAGAAGGCTTGGCGTCATCGTAGCCGGCGCACCCGTCGTGTCGCCCGAGGCACTTCCGAGCTTGGCCGATCTCCCGCTGCTCGTCAGTGTGGCCAACACCGCTGCTCGCGCCCAGATCCGCAAATTTCTGCAGCGCAGTTCACGACAGGAAGGCCGCGACTGGTGGTTTACCGCTTGAGCCGAGAGCCTATGGGGATCGGCCCCGTTCAGCCGTCGAGGAAGGGCCGAACTCTTTTTTGCATCTGCTCTTGCTTTCGACCGAGGGACGGAGTAGAAGCGGAAGCCACACTTCGGTTGAAAAGCCATGCCAGCGAGATTGTCGCCTACAGCGCTCGAAGAAGAAGCGTTCCTCCGTTGGGTCCGTCCTCCCCGTCAGGGGCGAACGCGGGAGCAGCTCGGGCGCATCTTGGAAGCTGCTGAAGGATTGATTTCGCGCCGTGGGTTCGACGACACCTCTGTGGTCGAAATTGCCCGTGTGGCGGGCACTTCTGTTGGCGGCTTTTACCGTCGATTCCCCACTAAAGGCGCGCTCCTCCACGCGTTACACGAGAGATTTTGTGCCGAAGCCAAGGAGACAGCGAGCTCGGTTTTGGATCCTGCTCGGTGGCAAGGAGTTCCCACGTTGAGCGTGTTCCAAGCTTTGGTGGACTTTCTTATTGGGATCTATAATGAGCGGCGCGGCTTGTTTCGGGCATTCATCGTGCGCGCGATCACTGATCCCACCACGAACAAGCGGAATCGCGAGCTCTTCGAGTTTCTCGCGGAGAAGATGTCCGCCCTCTTGACAGAACGGCGCAAGGATATTGACCACCCAGATCCGACGCTCGGGGCGCGATTTGTGCTGCGAATGATGTTCGGTACACTCAACCACTTCCTCGTTGTGGCGGACGAATGGAATAGCTTCACAGAGAAAACTCTGCGCCAAGAACTGGCCCGTGCTTTCCGGGCTTATCTCGGGGTACGGCCCCCGTACGTGGCCCAGAGGAGGCGGGCATGACTCGAGCAACGGTCCGCAACTTTCTGACAGGATGCACTATATCCGCTGTGCGAACCCGGGGAGTCGCCTTCCCGGTTGATCGCCAGCGGCGACGAGCTGCCCGACCGCGCGAGTGCTGACGCGCTCGCACCCCTCCCACCCCTGCCCCCAATGTGCGAGGGGGGTCGGGCACCTGTTCAAGCGGGGACGAGACCGTAGCCCTCGTCCCCGCAGCTTTATCTTGATCTGCCGCTTCCCATTGGACCTGCACGTTGAACCCGCGCACTTGACCTTTTCCTGACGAGATACACCCCCGACGACGGTTCGCTGTTGCGCTCTGCCTCGCGAGGATTCGTACTTGTCAGCGAGCGAATTGTGTGCGGCCAACCACCCCAGCAATCCGCCGGGTGAGCAAGCGCGGCGTGATTCCGGTAAGCAGTGCCATCGCCTTGTATGGCGCGCCCGGCACGACCACCACTTGCCCCTGCCGCAACGCTGCGAGCGATGCATCCACCACTTCTTCTGGGCTCATCCAGAGAAAGGCTGGCAAGCGCGAAACGTGTAAGCCCGCCCGTTGCTGAAACTCTGTGCGTGTAAAGCCCGGGCACAGTGCCTGTACTTTAACGCCGGTTCCGCGAAGTTCTTCCGCGAGTGCCTCGGTAAAACTTGTCACATAGGCTTTGGTCGCCCCGTACGTTGCGTTAAAGGGCATCGGCTGAAAAGAGGCCAGCGAAGAAACGTTAATAATTGCTCCTTGCCCGCGTTCCACCATGCTCGGCAAGGCCGCATGCGTCAGACGTACGAGTGCCACGACATTTAGCCGGATCTCTTCTTCCTCGCGCTCGATATCGAGCTTCCAGAACGAACCAAATGTTCCGAAGCCGGCGTTGTTGACCAACAAATCCAATCCCCGAGCGGCTTTTTCCACTTGCGCACACTGCGCTGGCTTGGTCAGATCGGCTGGCAGCACGTCCACCTCGACCCCGTGCTCCTGTTTGAGCTCCTTGGCCCGGGCTTCCAGCCGCTTTTGGTCTCGAGCGACGAGAATCAGGTCGAAGCTGTCGCGCGCAAGCCGCGCTGCAAACGCGGCACCAATTCCTGCCGATGCCCCCGTCACTAACGCCTTCTGTCGTTTCGACGCTGGTTTTGCCGCCATGACCATCTCCTTCGCCCTGAATTACCGCCCGTGGAACCGCGGCTCGCGCTTCTCCAACATCGCCTGCACACCCTCGCGAGCGTCCTCACTGGTAAATGTCCAACTCTGCTGCAGCGATTCGAAGTCGAGCATCTCCTCCAATGTGTGGCGGATTCCTCGGTATATCGCCCGTTTTGTGAGCCGCACTGCTAGTGGCCCGGCGCTTGCCATTTCCTTTGCCCACGCTGCCACCTGCGTTTCGAAGTCTTCCGGCGTAGCAATCCTGTCGACAAGCCCGAGGCGGTAAGCCTCCTCCGCGTCCACAATCCGGCCCGAAAAAAGCAAATCACAAGCTCGCGATGTGCCGACAAGCCGCGGCAAAAAGTAGGTTGCCCCCATGCCTGGGTGAATACCCAACCGCGTGAACGTAAAGCCAATCTTTGCTGCGCGCGAGGCAATCCGTAGATCACATGCGAGTGCGAGGCATGCACCGGCACCAACGGCGTGCCCGTTGATCGCAGCAATCGTCGGCATCGGCAGGCGAACGATGGAAAGATAACGGTCATAAAACTCGCGCGGAGAACCTGCCATTGTCGGGCCTTCTGTCCCGCTCAGTAGGCCGGTATCGCGCGCAAGCATTCCAAGGTCTCCCCCTGAGCTGAAAGCCTTACCCTCACCACGCAGCACAACTACACGCACAGAACGGTCTTCTCGCAGCTCGCCGACCACCCGAGCCAGCTCCTCACCCATCGCAGGTGTCATCGAATTGCGAGTCTCCGGA
This genomic window from Candidatus Binatia bacterium contains:
- the waaF gene encoding lipopolysaccharide heptosyltransferase II, whose amino-acid sequence is MRSLPVDLSSHNRILVKAVNWLGDVVMTLPAMWALRQRYPSAHLGVLVRAELADFFSATPWIDSVIPDGSTQGRRSISSRWRLIRQLRNQGWDAGILLPRSFESALWFYLARIPIRIGVPAQARSWMLTHAVPADLKRPDRHQTLSYLEFVSLAVGCAPRVDPPPTFLPRREGEREPLNKPYVVLAPGAAYGPAKQWPREHWSNLATLFVMEGLHVALIGTQSERVLCDEVAATAANGCTVLAGKTSLLELMRLLTQSRGFVGNDSGASHLAAFLGVPTVAIFGSTDPVRTAPIGTRCAVLYDPPGCSPCLARTCRFGHYECLRRITPDKVVATWQRLAE
- a CDS encoding TetR/AcrR family transcriptional regulator; translation: MPARLSPTALEEEAFLRWVRPPRQGRTREQLGRILEAAEGLISRRGFDDTSVVEIARVAGTSVGGFYRRFPTKGALLHALHERFCAEAKETASSVLDPARWQGVPTLSVFQALVDFLIGIYNERRGLFRAFIVRAITDPTTNKRNRELFEFLAEKMSALLTERRKDIDHPDPTLGARFVLRMMFGTLNHFLVVADEWNSFTEKTLRQELARAFRAYLGVRPPYVAQRRRA
- a CDS encoding endonuclease/exonuclease/phosphatase family protein, giving the protein MTGLQRLSLLHWNLHGLPFTRRWKQRCAAVAQSVSELPRTPDVLLFCEVWTWPRWRVLSQALWPTFEPLSPPRSNGLLPPGGMVAFRFSGSPWARIRDHFEPFRHRGPWWRLWEGDGFAGKGTRRLILESEGLCVGLMQTHLQAQYGRRRYTVVRDAQLKHLTASGRQLARETTIVVIAGDLNTRPTEQNFARNLTEWMDLTESLRLARTATTIAGKPSEWIDYILVHQSAAPLIARTSVQLLSASSANGRISDHHGLYTLITLLQQPREACGSARPIPQQGTLGASVANRQK
- a CDS encoding glycosyltransferase; translated protein: MATTSFPIATASAPLVSVLLPVRNGARTLAAALQSVRKQQGVAWECVCIDDNSTDETPAILAHFARMDCRFRWFPSPGTGIVEALQFGLTHCRGNLIARMDADDVMHPRRLAEQAGVFAREPHILGVACRVRAFPVYAVGTGFQRYLAWLDTLVTSEAIWRERFIECPVVHPTLMWSCSTLQRFPYRETTWPEDYDLILRILESGGRIACLPERLHFWRMHSLKTSLNSARYSLEEFTRCKAHYLARGPLSGNDEYVLWGYGRTGRRLCRALWSEGKRPRAVIDVHPRRLGVIVAGAPVVSPEALPSLADLPLLVSVANTAARAQIRKFLQRSSRQEGRDWWFTA
- a CDS encoding enoyl-CoA hydratase/isomerase family protein; its protein translation is MYEHLKVIRSEEGIVTIALNRPETRNSMTPAMGEELARVVGELREDRSVRVVVLRGEGKAFSSGGDLGMLARDTGLLSGTEGPTMAGSPREFYDRYLSIVRLPMPTIAAINGHAVGAGACLALACDLRIASRAAKIGFTFTRLGIHPGMGATYFLPRLVGTSRACDLLFSGRIVDAEEAYRLGLVDRIATPEDFETQVAAWAKEMASAGPLAVRLTKRAIYRGIRHTLEEMLDFESLQQSWTFTSEDAREGVQAMLEKREPRFHGR
- a CDS encoding aldo/keto reductase, which gives rise to MDPLTICAEPRALGSSSLRVFPIGYGCWRLAGSGVPEARRKIEAALEVGIQLFDHADVYGGGQAEELFGRVLEEAPALRPRMVIATKAGVVPGVPYNATREHLIRAAEASLRRLRCEVIDLFFVHRPDLLAHPEETARALEDLRASGKIREAGVSNYSPAQSAVLQHFLSFRLLAHQREWSCIWPLVVHDGTIEQCYTGQMGLIAWSPLAGGKLLLSRERAEKEKIANVLVPVIETLDDLAKRHGVGRAAVALAFLLAHPVGAIPIVGTQKIERIRAVQEAFRVRLERSDWYALFQAGTGKRLP
- a CDS encoding SDR family oxidoreductase — its product is MAAKPASKRQKALVTGASAGIGAAFAARLARDSFDLILVARDQKRLEARAKELKQEHGVEVDVLPADLTKPAQCAQVEKAARGLDLLVNNAGFGTFGSFWKLDIEREEEEIRLNVVALVRLTHAALPSMVERGQGAIINVSSLASFQPMPFNATYGATKAYVTSFTEALAEELRGTGVKVQALCPGFTRTEFQQRAGLHVSRLPAFLWMSPEEVVDASLAALRQGQVVVVPGAPYKAMALLTGITPRLLTRRIAGVVGRTQFAR
- a CDS encoding D-2-hydroxyacid dehydrogenase; its protein translation is MRIVVLDGFTLNPGDNPWDPVAELGKLIVYDRTPAELVVQRARGAEIVLTNKTRLTASTLDKLPDLRFISVLATGYDVVDVSAARERGIVVSNVPEYSTEAVAQHTFALLLELCHRVGLHDQAVHAGCWSACPDFSFWLQAPFELAGLVLGIVGFGRIGRRVAQIAESFGMSVVAYGPRRPADLPAQVSWVTLQDLFRLADVVSLHCPLTPQNERFVNEPLIASMKPSAFLINTARGKLVDEEALARALCDGRLAGAAVDVVSEEPIRPDNPLLRAPNCIITSHLAWASLPARRRLMQITAANIQAFLSGHPINVVS